The DNA sequence AGCTTACAGATAAAAAAAATGTATTGATTGCCAATGATGAAAATAGTTTTGCAGAGGCCATCATTCAGCTGAATACTAATGAAGAGCTTTGGAATACATTAAGCCAAAATTCTGTAGATAGCCTGAGAGCATTTTCACCTGAAGAAGTAAAAGAAAAACTTAAAACACTATAATATATGTCATTAAGCGTAAACTATCACGGTTTTTTTGAGGGAAATTTTGGGATAGCAGAGGCAACAAGGCTTAATGCTGCAGCTATGGAAAGCCAGGGCATTACAGTAAACCGCATCAGCTACTCAAGTGACACTCTTGAAAAGTCTAAAAGTGACGCACAGCCCAATGCATTAATTAATATTTTTCACATTAACAGTAATGTGACCCACGAATTTTTTTCAAAAAACCAGGATATCAATCTTGCAGGTCATTACAATATTGTCTATTGGGCCTGGGAATTTCCCGAAGTTTCAGATAAAACAGTTGAGTTTCTGAATATTTTCGATGAATTATGGGTTCCTAGTGATTTCTGTGTCAATATTTTTACAAAATATACAGGAATTCCTGTGATGAGATTCTCCCATCCGATTCAGAAGCTACCTCCTTCTGATGAATTTGATTTTGAAGAATACAATATTAAACCCGGCTCAAATGTATATATTACAATTTTTGATTCGTTAAGTACTACCATCAGAAAAAACCCTGAAGCTACAATTGAAGCCTTTATTAATGTTTTCAAAAATGATCCGGAGAGTGTTCTCATTGTAAAAACGCATAATCTTGACAGGAGTAAAGATGCACAGACAGTATTGGAAAAATACGCCGGCATTTCAAATATTATCATTATTAATGAGCATTTCTCAAAAGAAAAACTTCATTCATTGATTCAGAAATCTGATGTTCTTATTTCTTTACATGGTTCTGAAGGTTTCGGACTGACTATGGCAGAGGCTATGGCTTACGGAAAAATTGTTGTAGGAACCGGATATTCCGGAAATCTGGACTTTATGAATGTAAACAACAGCTTTCTTATTCAATATGATTTTATTAAAAC is a window from the Chryseobacterium indologenes genome containing:
- a CDS encoding glycosyltransferase; amino-acid sequence: MSLSVNYHGFFEGNFGIAEATRLNAAAMESQGITVNRISYSSDTLEKSKSDAQPNALINIFHINSNVTHEFFSKNQDINLAGHYNIVYWAWEFPEVSDKTVEFLNIFDELWVPSDFCVNIFTKYTGIPVMRFSHPIQKLPPSDEFDFEEYNIKPGSNVYITIFDSLSTTIRKNPEATIEAFINVFKNDPESVLIVKTHNLDRSKDAQTVLEKYAGISNIIIINEHFSKEKLHSLIQKSDVLISLHGSEGFGLTMAEAMAYGKIVVGTGYSGNLDFMNVNNSFLIQYDFIKTSNTKGLIAEGLTLARPNLEDATQKLQYIKNNFKSLTSIQQSAEAQIRDHFSLEAIGKLLKLRLSFIDQMDKKENTSENSVGNVFYLAEIDRLSGRVNYLEKTLYNKIRKKVNIFLKKIKGKK